A genomic segment from Salmo trutta chromosome 38, fSalTru1.1, whole genome shotgun sequence encodes:
- the LOC115178112 gene encoding gastrula zinc finger protein XlCGF17.1-like, whose translation DYSGSSGEPQQHHDAEEAEKSLSRAENLKKPQQRPTGKTPHRCSDCGKSYSRSDSLKVHLRIHTGEKPYHCSDCGKRFTSSADLKRHERIHTGEKPYSCNQCGKSFTTSSQLTIHQRTHTGEKPYHCSDCGKSFLKSGHLKSHQRTHTVEKPYSCNQCLKSFTHSSCLIVHQRTHTGEKPYSCAQCGKSFVTSSRLTIHRRTHTGEKPYSCAQCGKSFTTSSSLIIHQRTHRSEISVARDTLVKDL comes from the coding sequence gagcctcaacaacatcatgacgctgaagaggcagagaagagtctctccagagcAGAAAACCTCAAGAAAccccagcagagacccacagggaagacacctcaccgctgctctgactgtgggaagagttactcaagatcagattcactaaaagtacacctgagaattcacacaggagagaaaccttaccactgctctgactgtgggaagagatttaccTCTTCGGCAGATCTTAAAAGACAtgagagaatccacacaggagaaaaaccttatagctgtaatcaatgtgggaagagtttcacaaCATCTAGCCAgttgactatacaccagagaacacacacaggagagaaaccttaccactgctctgactgcgGAAAGAGTTTTCTTAAGTCAGGAcatttaaaatcacaccagagaacacacactgtagagaaaccttacagctgtaatcaatgtTTGAAGAGTTTTACTCACTCAAGCTGTCtgatagtgcaccagagaacacacacaggagagaaaccttatagctgtgctcaatgtgggaagagttttgttacttCTAGCCGTCTGACTatacaccggagaacacacacgggagagaaaccttacagctgtgctcaatgtgggaagagttttactacatctagcagtCTGATTATACACCAGCGGACACACAGGAGTGAAATCAGTGTGGCAAGAGATACTCTggtaaaagatctctga